The window CGGGATGACAGGGTTGGGGACGGGGCAGTCCCTCCGATTGAGACTCGGCGCGAAACGCACTACCATATCCCCATGCCCGTCGACACCGAGACTCATCAGCCTTCCACGACTCACATCCGTGCCCCTCGCGGCACTTCCCTCTCTTGCAAAGGATGGCAGCAGGAAGCCGCGATGCGGATGCTCATGAACAATCTCGACGAAGAGGTCGCCGAGCGACCGCAGGATCTTGTGGTCTATGGCGGCACGGGCAAGGCGGCACGTAATTGGGATTGCTATCACGCCATTGTCCGCTCGCTGAAAGCCTTGGAGAACGATGATACATTGCTGGTGCAATCCGGCAAACCGGTGGGCGTCTTCAAGACGCACGAGTATGCGCCGCGCGTGCTGATTGCAAATTCCAATCTCGTTGGCCATTTCTCCAACTGGGACAAATTCAACGAACTCGAGCGCGCCGGACTAATGATGTACGGCCAGATGACGGCTGGATCGTGGATCTACATCGGCTCGCAGGGGATCGTGCAGGGCACCTACGAAACTTTCAACGCCGCGGGCGACAAGCATTTCGGCGGCGATCTCAGTGGCAAGTTGATCGTCTCCGGTGGCATGGGCGGCATGGGCGGAGCGCAGCCACTGGCGGCTACCATGACGGGCGCGGCGTTTCTCGGCATCGACGTCGATCCCGATCGCATTAAGAAGCGCTTGAAAACCGGCTATTGCGATTTTCTCGTCACCAATCTGGACGAGGCGTTGCGCATCCTCAAGAATGCGATTCGCAAGAAAGAAAATGTCTCCGTGGGATTGGTCGGCAACTGCGCGGATGTGATTCCAGAACTGGCCGAGCGGGGCGTCGTGCCCGACATTCTCACTGACCAGACTTCCGCGCATGATCCGCTGAACGGTTACGTGCCGAATGGCATGACGTTCGAAGCCGCACTGGCTCTGCGGGCAAGCGATACAAAGGCCTACCAGGAACGGTCGCTCGACGCGATGGCGCGGCATGTCGAAGGCATGTTGCGTCTGCAGAAGATGGGGGCAATCACCTTCGATTATGGAAACAACATCCGCACGTTCGCCCATCAACGGGGCGTGACGAATGCCTATGACTTTCCTGGATTTGTGCCTGCCTACATTCGTCCGCTATTTTGCGAAGGCCGTGGACCGTTTCGCTGGGCAGCGCTCTCCGGCGAGCCATCGGACATCGCGGTCACCGACGATCTGGTTTTGCAGTTGTTTCCGGAAAACAAGAGTCTCCGCCGCTGGATTGATCTCGCCCGCAAGCGCATCAAGTTTCAAGGGCTTCCCGCGCGCATCTGCTGGCTGGGATATGGCGAGCGAGCCCAGTTTGGCCTCGCCATCAATGACCTGGTAAAGAAGGGCAAGATCAAAGCGCCCGTCGTCATTGGACGCGATCATCTCGACTGTGGATCGGTTGCCTCTCCCTTCCGAGAAACAGAAAGCATGAAAGACGGCAGCGATGCCATCGCCGACTGGCCGCTTCTCAATGCTCTTGTGAACACGGCGGCGGGTGCATCGTGGGTTTCGATTCACAATGGCGGCGGCGTGGGCATCGGGTACTCGCTGCATGCTGGACAAGTCACCGTCGCCGATGGGACCGACATGATGGCGCAACGTATCGAACGCGTACTTACCACGGATCCAGGCATGGGAGTGATCCGGCACGTAGATGCTGGCTATGACGAAGCAAAGGAATTTGCTGCCCGGCGCGACGTCAAGATTCCGATGGCGGCATCATGAAGATCCACCACAGAGACACAGAGTCACAGAGAGGTTCTTGCCTAATTCTTTCTCGGAGCGGCAATGCCTAAGCCTGCCGGTCTCCTGCTCGTCAACATCGACCAGCTTCTCACCTTGCGAGCGACGAGCAAAGGGCCTCGTCGTCGCGCTTCCCTTTCTGATCTCGGCGTCGTCGAGGATGCTTCGGTCCTCTGCATCGGCGGGAAGGTCGTCTCCGTCGGCACAACCAAAGACGCATTGCGCGATCCATGGCTTAAAAAGAACCGCAAGAAGATCACAGAGATTGACTGTGCCGGCCGTGTCGTCCTTCCTGGCTTTGTCGATTCGCACACCCATCCGGTATTCATGGAGCCGCGCCTGGTAGATTTCGAGAAACGAATCTCCGGCGCCGGTTACGAAGAGATTGCCCAGGCCGGCGGCGGTATTCGCTCCAGCATTGAAGGAGTTCGCAATGCGGCTAAGACAGCACTCACCAGCAAAGTGCTGGCGGTGCTCGGCGATCTGGCGAAACACGGCACAACCACTGTTGAAGCGAAGTCTGGCTATGGATTGAGTCTCGAATCGGAATTGAAATCGCTGCAAGTGATCCGCGCGGCTGCAAAACAGTGGCCGGGCACCGTCGTCCCAACATTTCTGGGAGCGCATGTCGTGCCTCCTGAGTATCGCGGACGCTCACAAAATTACGTTGAACTCGTCTGTAACGAGATGATGCCGGCGGTCGCCAAAGCGAAGCTTGCACAGTTTGTCGATGTCTTTTGTGATCGCGGAGCATTTAGCGCCGCGGAATCCGGACAGATATTCCAGGCTGCACGCGAGAACAAATTACGCGTCCGCGGCCACATGGGTCAGTTGAGCGAGACCAGGCTCGAACCGTTCCTGAAATTTGGCCCCGCGTCTCTCGATCACATGGATTACGTGAACGATGCCGACACGCCCGCGCTTGCCGCCAGCAACACGGTCGCTACGCTCGTGCCGGGTGCGAATTATTTCCTGGGATTGAGCCGCTATCCGGATGCGCGCAAGTTCATCGACTCCGGCGTCGCCGTGGCATTGGCGACGGACTACAACCCGGGGACATCTCCGACCATCAGCATGTCGATGGCGATGTCGCTAGCTTGCACGCATATGAAAATGTCGCCGGCAGAAGCAATTGCAGCGGCGACCATCAACGGCGCGTTTGCCCTCGGCCTGGGCGATCGCAAAGGAAGCATCGAACCGGGCAAGGACGCTGACATGAGCGTCTTCGATGTGAGAAACTATAAGGAGATTCCGTACTGGTTTGGCGTAAACCGGTGCGTGCAGACAATAATCGGTGGAGCGGCCAGCACGTAGGCCCAGGCGGGAACCAAACCGTCCTTTCCAGCGTATTAAATTGAGACAAATTATTTCGCCGAATATTCTTTGGGAGAACCACGCTTGATGAAGCGTTTCGTACTGTTGTGTATTGTTTTGTCTTCTTTCGTTTCTTTTGCCCAGCGCTTGCCGGAACTTGCTCGTCCGGTGAACTATCAGCTGACCTTCGCTCCGGACTTCGAGAAGAACATCTTCTCCGGCCAGGAAACGATTGCCATCCAGATTCTGAAACCGACTTCAGAAATCGTCCTCAACGCTGCAGAGATCGACTTCCTCAGCGCCTCGATCACGACCGCCGGCACGACCCAGGAAGCGGCTGTCGCCGTCGATAAAGTCAAACAGATGGCGACGCTCACCGTCGCTCACACGCTCGCAACCGGACCCGCGACCATCCAGATTCACTTCAACGGTTTACTCAACGGCGAGTTGCGCGGCTTCTACCTTGGCAAAGATGAAACGGGACGCAAGTATGCGGTCACGCAATTCGAATCGACCGACGCCCGACGCGCATTCCCTTCCTTCGACGAACCTGCCTACAAGGCTACGTTCGACATCACCGTGATTGCCGACAAGAAACATGTTGCCCTTTCTAACGCAAAGGTCCTGAGTGACACGTCCGGGCCAGTCGAAGGGAAACACACAGTAAAGTTCGCCACTTCAGCCAAGATGTCTTCGTACCTGGTGGCGATTGCGGTCGGCGAGTTTGAGGCCGTGGAAGGCGAAGCAGACGGCATTCCGATTCGCGTGTGGGGCACTCCCGGCAAGAAGAAGCTGGGCGGATTTGCGCTCGAAGGCGCGAAGTCGTTCATGCATTACTACGACGGCTATTTTGGCATCAAGTATCCGTTCGAAAAGCTCGACCTGATCGGCCTCCCGGACTTTGAAGCGGGCGCCATGGAAAATACCGGCCTGATCACATTTCGTGAGGCGCTTCTCCTGCTGGATGACAAGCGGGCATCGATTGCACTGAAGCGCGATGTGGCCGACGTCATTTCTCATGAAATGGCGCACATGTGGTTCGGTGATTTGGTCACCATGCAATGGTGGGACGACATCTGGCTCAACGAAGGCTTCGCCACCTGGATGTCTCCCAAGCCTGTCTCTGCCTGGAAGCCGGAATGGCACGTCGAACTGGAGAGCGTGCGCGATACCATCCGCTCGCAAGGCGTCGATTCCCTGCTACACACGCGTCCGATTCAGCAGGCGGCGGAGACTCCCGATGAAATTCAGGAACTCTTTGACGGCATCGCCTACGGCAAGACTGCCGCCGTGTTGCGCATGTTGGAAGCTTATATCGGTCCAGAGAGCTTTCGCGCCGGAGTCACGCAATACCTGAAGCAACACTCCTACGGCAATGCCACCGCGACGGATTTCTGGAGCACGCTGTCGAAAGCATCTGGCAAGCCCGTGGACCAGGTCATGCCAACTTTCGTGCAACAGGCTGGATTGCCCTTCGTGGCTGTCCACGCGGATTGCAACGCCGGCACAACCCAAGTCACACTTCACCAGCAGCGCTATTTCTTCGACCGCGAACTGTTCAGTCGCGACGACTCCAAAGCGCTTTGGCAAGTGCCGGTATGCCTGAAAGAGGACGGATCTCCGAATACATCGAAGACATGCCATCTCTTGACGGAAAAGGAAGCGCGCTTCAACCTGCCCGCTTGTGGTAACTGGACATTGGCCAATGCGGGCGCCGAGGGCTTTTACCGCTCGGGATACGATGCCTCAAACATTCGCGGACTGGCGCGCGACGTCGAGACAGGACTCACGCCCGGGGAACGGATCATGCTGCTGGGAGATGTCTGGGCTTCAGTTCGAGTCGGCAAGAAGCCTGTGAGCGACTATCTCGCCCTGGCGGAAGGTCTGCAGAACGAAACCAGCCGTCCCGTCCTCAGCGAACTTCTTTCGCAGCTCGAATACATCGACCACTACCTGACCTCGGAACAGGATCAGCCGCAGTATTCTGCGTGGGTGCGGCAGTTGCTGGCGCCGTCCATCCATCGACTCGGCTTCGAATCCAAATCTGGCGAAAGCGAAGAAGATAAACAGTTGCGCTTCCGAGTCATGGAGGTTGCCGGAGGCGTGGGCCACGATCCTGAAGTCTTGGCTTGGGCGCGCAAGTGGACCAGCCGCAGTCTTTCCAACACCGCTCCGCTTGATAACACGATCGCGGAAACGGCGTTTGCCCTCGCCGCGCGAGACGGCGACTCTTCCCTATACGATCGCCTGCTTGAGAAACAGAAACTGGTACAGACTCCGGAAGATTTTTACATTTACTTGGATGCTCTGCTTGCCTTCCGCGATCCGAAACTGATCGAGCGCAATCTAAGTCGTGTACTCTCTCCCGAAGTCCGCAGCCAGGATGCAGCGGTAGTGATCTCGGAAATTATGAGCATGCCGACCGGAGGCACGCCGGCATGGGAATTCACGAAGAGGCATTGGGACGAGATTGCCAAGCTGAGCAGCGGATCCGCTGCCCGCGTGGTTGAGGCGACTGCGACATTCTGCAGCGCCGAACAAGGCGCCCAGGTAAGCGACTTCTTTACCAGCCACAAAGTCGCGAGTGCGGAACGTGGCCTCAACCAGTCACTGGAAGGGATTCGAAACTGTGCAGATCTGAAATCGCAACAAGCTCCACGCCTGGCCCAGTGGCTCAGCAATCATGAGATCCACGCAGGACAATAGTCTCCGCGCGCAGAAAGAACGGAAAATCGAGCGACTCGATTGAGGGAACCGCGTGCGGGTTGCTATAATGCGGAAGTTCCGAAAGTTCCCTGCGCAGGGCTGCCTCCTCCCGGAGACAGCGAGCGGAATACGGTCACCAGATCGATCCTGGACTGGTGGATAGTCGCCGAGCGCATCCGAAGTGGCCAGGTAGCTCAGGTGGTAGAGCGCAGCCCTGAAAAGGCTGGCGTCGGGGGTTCAACTCCCTCCCTGGCCACCATTGTTATCAATAACTTACGTCTTTCCTGCCTTCCTATTTTTCGCGCGTTTGTGAACAAAAACTCTAGTAACGCTTCGCACCACGGTTCTACCTGCTCACGAGGTATTCCGCCTTGGCTTGCTGGAGCACGGGAATGTCGGGATCTGCATCTTTCCAGAGGGCGAGGAAGTCCTGATACGCGCGGCGGCTTTCGGATTCGTCACCGGTAAGCTTCAACGCTCTGCCCAGGCCCAGATATGCCAGCGCACCGTAAGGCGAGAGTAAATCTACTCCTCTGTGGTCAATTATTTTTCGGAACTCAGCAGCCGCGTCCTTGCCGGCCTTCATCTGCAGATAGGCGTTGCCGCGCAGGTAGATTGCACGCAGGGGCACATTTTGCCACTGTGCGCCCAATTCGTAGCGGGAGGCTCCTTGCAGAGTCTCAACGGCCTGGCTTGGAGCACCTCTTCGCAGCTGAATCCTCGCCCGCGCAATCGGGAGCCAGATTCCTTGTACCAGCGTATCCAACGGAAAGTTCTTGTCCAGGCTGTTCGCGACTGCTTGCGCACGATCCGTGTCTCCGGATATTGCGAGGGCGTCTGCGGCGAGGGTTTGTACAGAGATGCCTTTGTCCATGGCTGCTGCGGACGCCGCCCGGCTGCGCGCCTCCCCGTGCCGCCCCAGTTCCGCAAGCCACTCTGCCTCGATCGCCGCAAATAGAGCGTTGAGCTGATCGAACTTGTTCCGCCGGGCAAGTTCGCTCGCCTGTTGCAGAATCCGGCGCCCATTGAGCAGTTTGCCAGCACGCACAGCCTCCTGTGCCTGAAAGGAAAGAAGGTACACTTCCTCCGGCTTACCCTTCGCCCACTCCGCGTGTGTCCTCATCGCGTCGGGGTCGTTCTGGGTGGCGGCGATGGCATAGAGCATGTTGTGGCCAGCGATATCCTCCGCTCCATTGGCGATCTGGCGCTCACCGATCTTCTTGGCTTCGTCGTAACGATTCAGGCCCAGGTACACACTCGCTAACGAGGTGTAAGGCAAAGGATCTTTAGGCTGTAGCTTCAAAGCTTCCAGACCCTGCGGCACCGCTTGATCGAACAGACCCAAGACTCCATAGATGCTGCAAAGATTGTTAAAAGGAATCCAGTCCCTCGGATAGGACTTCTCCCAGAGCAGGTACTCTGCAATCGATTTTTCCAACTGTCCGCGATCGCTGTAATAGTGGGCCGAGATGTAGAGCCGTTCACGCTCGCTCACGCGATTTCGGAGTTCGAATGCTTTCTGCGTGATTTCACGGGCAAGAGCAGTCTCTCCGACATTTGCGTACACGGCGCCCAAAGTCGCGTAGGCCATGGCGAAGTTAGGGTCGAGTTCGATGGCCCGTTTGTAGAACGGGATGGCATCCATGTCGGATCCCTTGGCGCGTTGCACATCGCCGAGGCTAAAGGCCTTCAACGCTTCCAGTGATGAAGTCGTCGCCTGTTCGATCGGTGTATCGAACTTCTGCACCGATGCCAGGGACTCACCCAGCTTCCGGCGTAGCTGCGACGCGACCGATCCTACAACGCGCAGCACTGTCTCGCGGTCAGCGGCCTGCACTTGTTCGCGTGCAAGGGAGCGACCGGTGCGGCAATTGGTCGCGTCGAGTCCGATGATGTATTGCTTACCCAAGCTCTCGATTGAGCCCGTCAGCATGGCCTGGTTGTTCTGTCGTTCGCAGATTTCTCTGCCGAGTGCAGATGTAATCCGCTCGTCCGGCGGCCGGCCCATGAAGCGCAACGTGTTCTGCACTTCTTCCTCGGGAACGACGTTGAGGAACGGCGACTCTTCCAACTTGACTGCCAGCGCCTGTTTCAATGCGCCATCAAAAACCGACTCACCTGTCGTATTCACGAAGTCCGTGATGAGGATGGAATCCTGTTCCGTCAGCGGCCGCGATTCCGGCGGCCAAAAGAATACGGTGGCAGCCACGACGGCGATCGCGGCCGGTACCATCAGCTTCCAGAGATTCTCCCTCCACCCACGAGACTCGCCACCGAATTCCTGCAAGATCAATGGAGCAGCTGGCGGTGCGATCAACACTCCTGTTGAAGGCGTGTCTCGCTTCATGCGTTTCATGTCGGCGCGCAACTCGGCCGCCGTTTGATACCGAATCTCCCGGTCTTTTTCCAGAGCCTTCATGATGATCTCAGCCAGCTTGGGAGGCAGTTCGGTATTGATGTCGCGCGGAGAGGGCGGCATGCGATTCAAGATGGCCTCATGCACGACAGCGGTCGTTCTGCCGGTGAAAGCCTGAAAGCCCGTCGCCATTTCGTAGAGCACCGCGCCAAACGAGAAAAGATCTGTGCGTGCGTCGAGGTCTTCTCCGCGCGCCTGCTCCGGGGACATATAGGCGACCGTACCCATTGCCACGCCCGGATTAGTAGCATCAGAAGGCGCAGCGGGGATAGGTATTGACACGCGATGCCGCATCGGCGCTTTTTTGGCCAAGCCGAAATCAAGAATCTTCGCCTGTCCGCGATCGGTTACAAAAATATTGGAGGGCTTGATATCGCGATGAATGATGCCGTCCAAATGGGCGGCATCGAGCGCATCCGCGATTTGTATACCCCAATCCAGCAAAAGGTCGGTGGCCAGCCGTCCCTTTTGCGTGATCTCGCTCAGCGGTTGCCCTCGCAGCAACTCCATCGCGATGTAGAGATGCCCGTCGCATTCATCCACGCCGTAAACCGTGCAGATATTGGGATGATTGAGCGAAGAGGCGGCGCGGGCTTCGCGCTCGAATCGCGCCCGCGCGTCCCGATCACTTGCCATGTCTTCGGGCAGAAACTTGAGGGCGGCGCTGCGGCCGAGTTTTACGTCTTCCGCACGGTAGATGACTCCCATGCCGCCCTGGCCAATGGCCTCGATGATGCGATAGGACCCAACCACCGAGCCGATTCTGGAGCCACCGGACTCCGTCGCAGCCAGGCCCTCGGCAGCCGGTTGCTCGAGGAATTGGTCGGCCACCTGGTGAGAACGAAGAAGGGATTCCACTTCTCCGCGGAGCTTTGTGTCGCCGGAACACGCCTTGTCGAGGTAGGCACCGCGCTGGGGTGGGGAGAGCGCCAGGGCCGCGTCAAAGATCTGTTTGATTTTCTGCCAGTCCTCAGGCCTCAATCGCCGTGCCCCCGCTGATCTCACGATATAGCCAGGCTTTGGCTAGAGCCCAATCGCGCTTGACTGTAGCCGTGGAGATACCGAGAGCCTCGGCTGTGTCTTCGATGGACAGGCCGGAGAAGAAGCGAAGCTCAACGATCCGGCTCTGCTGTGGATCCATTTTCTCGAGTTCGCGCAGGCTGGTGTCCAGTGCGATCAAGTCCACGTTGCGCATCTCGAGCGCTGCCACCTCTTCGGCAATCGCCAGCTTGGTTACGCCGGCCCCGCGCTTAACGGCCGCACGGCCTCGGGCGTGATCCACAAGAATGCGCCGCATCAACTGCGCGGCAACGCCAAAAAATTGGCTGCGGTTGTGCCAGTTGACCTGCCGCTGGTCCACCAGCCGGACATAGGCTTCGTGAACCAGTGCTGTGCTTTGCAGAGTGTGGTCGGGACGCTCACGCCGGAGATAGCGGCGCGCTTGACGCCGCAATTCGTCGTAAACGAGCGGGATCAACGCTTCGAGTGACTGCTGGCTGCCGTTGCCCCAGTTCACCAGAAGCTGAGTCACCTGGCTTGGCGGCGATTCGGTCAAAGGACGCTTCCAGACATATCGGAATAACCGTAAATGTCAGAGACGATAGCCCGGTAGCGAAAACATGTCAATGAGACGGAAGGGGAACATGAAGGCGAGAAAAAGGCCCCGGCGAAAGGCCGGGGCCATGGTGTGGGAGCGAGCCAGCCTCCTACGGAGTCACGGTAAGGACAGCGCTCTTGGTCTTTCCGTTGTAAGTGGCTGAGATGGTCACCGTCTTATTGGCAGCGACTGCATTCGTGTTGATGGTGAATGTGGCGGACTTTGCTCCCCCGTTCACCTTCACGTTTGCCGGCAAGGTCGCGATAGCAGAGTTGCTGCTGGAAAGCGCCACAGTCGCGCCGTTCGCGGGGGCCAAGCCGTTCAGCTTCACGGTCGCCGTCGAGTTGTTGCCTCCCTTCACGATCTTCGGGCTGAGTGTGACGGAAGCGAGCGCTGCTGCTTTCACGGTGAGGTTGGCGGTCTTGGTTGTTCCGCCGTAGCTGGCCGAGATCGTGACCGCAGTATCTGAGGCGACGCCGAAGGTTGTCGCATTGAACTGCGCGGTTGTGGCTCCGGCTGCCGCGGTGACGGAAGCAGGTACGCTTGCAGCTGTCGTATTGCTGCTGCTCAGAGTCACGGTGATTTTGGCGGGGGCCGGTCCGCTCAGGGTTACAGTGCCGACGGACTTCTTCCCGCTCACCACGGTGACCGGGTTCATGGTCAGTGAAGCGACGGTTACGGAGGAATTCGCCTTGACCGTCAGGGTCGCCGTCTTGGTGACGCCACTGTACGAAGCCGAGATCGTCGCATTGGTATCGGACGCAACTGGAGTCGTGGTGATGTTGAAGTTGGCGGTGCTGTTACCGGCCAGGACCTGCACACTGCCCTGAACCTGCGCCGCGGCGTTGTTGCTGCTGAGGGCTACGGTGATCCCGCCGGCTGGAGCTACACCCGTGAGGGTCACTGTTCCGGTTGAGTTGCTCCCGCCCTGTATTTGGGTGGGGCTTACGCTGAGTGCGGACAGGGCCGGGGGGTTGATAGTAAGCGTGGCCTGCTTGCTCACTCCGTTGTAGGTCGCGGTAATCGTCGCCGTTACCGTATTCGCGACCGCGGAGGTATTCACGCTGAAAGTTGCGCTTGTGTTGCCTTGCGTGACGACCACGTTGGCCGGAACCGTCGCTGCAGCATTGTTGCTGCTGAGAGTTACGGTGATCCCGCCGGCTGGAGCCGCAGCCGTCAAGGTCACAGTTCCGGTGGAGGTGGCGCCGCCAGTCACCACGGTCGGGTTCACACTCGCGGAATTCAGCGCGGGAGCTTGCGTGGAAGCACCGATCTTGAGCAGGAAGCCATCGGTTCCGCCAGCATTAGTCCCTTGCAGCGCATTCTGTAAGGGAAATCCGGCCGTGGAGTTGCTCTGGCCGCCGATATAGATGTTTCCGCCAGCGTCAACCGCCATGCCCCGGGCCTCGTCATAGAAGTTGCCGCCGAGGTAGGTGGAGAACGGCGAGCTCGACCCGTTGGCGCTGATTTCGGTCACAAACACGTCGTAGTCGCCGCCATTGCTGCCCTGGATCGGGTTGGCGGTGGGGTAGAAGATTGATGCGGTGCGTCCCGTAACGTACGCATTGCCCGCGCCGTCTATGCCGATGCCCTGGCCGAGTTCGCGGTTTTCGCCCCCAATAAAGGTGGAGTAAACCAGCGACGCAGCACCCGACTTTGTGGGATCAAACTTCGCCGCGAAGGCGTCTTCGTAATAAGTGGTTTGGCAGCTGGGATTGCAGACAGTGATCTGGTTGCAGAAACCATCGGTACCGCAAGTTCTGTCGTAGGCATTTGGAGTCGTAGGAAAGGTCGAGGACTCGGTGGAGCCAGTGACATAGATCTTGCCGGTTCCGTCCGTGGCCACGGACGTACAGTCTTCGCCAACCTCGCCGCTCAAGAAGGTGGAGTAGCGCAAAGCTGACCCCGCGGCATTCAGCTCGCTTACGAAACAGTACGACCATGGATTTTGGTTTGTTGATTGGTAGGCACTGGCGGTGATCGTAAAATCCTCTGACCCGATTTCCAGCGTACCAACCACCACGATGTTCTTCTGGGAATCTACCGCGATGCCGAAGCCTTCGTCGCTGCCCGATCCACCGAGATACGATGAATAGAGCGTGTTTCCAGCCGGATCCAGTTTTAGAACAAAGGCGTCCCCGGGAAATCCTCCATCGCCTCGAAACGCTCCGGGGGTTACGGGCCAATTCCCCTGGGTCTGGCCGGTGAAGTACGCGTTGCCTTGGGTGTCTACCGCAACCGCGTTAGCGTGGTCGTCGGCTCCGGCGCCGCCAAATGCGAGGGCATATACAAACGTGCCTGTGCCGTTGAGCTTGCTGGCGAGAGCGTACTTGAGGTTGCAGAGTTGATACTGATCCCATGTGCCGTACTCTCCCGCAACGAAGGCCAAGCCGTTCGCATCCACGGCGATTCCATTTCCGTAGGAATCACAGTTGGGATCGCCGACTCCGTTCGAGTACACCGACGCTGTCCCTGCGGCATTGATCTTGTTAATGAAAACGAAGTTTGGTCCGCCGCCGTTATTGGTGGTTCCGACGATGTAGGCGTTACCCTGAGGATCGATCGCGATCCCGTTGATCACGTCATCAGCGGCGCTGCCAAAGTAGGTTGAGTAGGCAAGCACGGGGTCAATCACCAGCGCACGGCTGTGATCATAGGCGCCGATTTCGAAGGCGGCCTCGTTCGCACCAACCAGCAGGAACTTGGCCGGCACTTCCCACTGCAAGCCACCGATCTGCTGATAGGCGATCGGCTTGTGCTGCAGGATATCGCCGCCCGAGGCATGCAATAGAAGATTGCCCTCGCCGTCGAGTTCCAGCCCCTGCACGCCATCGAACGCGAGCCGAATGTTCTGGGGGTTGGCTCCCGAGCGGACGACGAAGTCGTATTCAAGTTGGCGGTTGTTGCCGTGGTAGTCCAGATCGACCCCGGGGTAAACCTCGGAGAACCGCACCTTGGCATAGGTCGGGATTCCGGTAATCCATTTGCTTCGGTCAAGGCCAAAGGCGTAGTTCGCGACTCCCGGCAATTTTTCCTGGCCTTCGACGCTGGGGGCAAGATTCGAACCTGG of the Acidobacteriota bacterium genome contains:
- a CDS encoding sigma-70 family RNA polymerase sigma factor, producing the protein MTESPPSQVTQLLVNWGNGSQQSLEALIPLVYDELRRQARRYLRRERPDHTLQSTALVHEAYVRLVDQRQVNWHNRSQFFGVAAQLMRRILVDHARGRAAVKRGAGVTKLAIAEEVAALEMRNVDLIALDTSLRELEKMDPQQSRIVELRFFSGLSIEDTAEALGISTATVKRDWALAKAWLYREISGGTAIEA
- a CDS encoding SBBP repeat-containing protein, which gives rise to MKRSTLRIASLAALMLAIVVPGAATSWKTSTDSKTQAHSGAASRIAANYGSLPLSFEENHGQATSDVKFIAHGTSQTLILNSRGAVLNLRKPAGHREIRKGESFDPMDSASIQMTLPGSNLAPSVEGQEKLPGVANYAFGLDRSKWITGIPTYAKVRFSEVYPGVDLDYHGNNRQLEYDFVVRSGANPQNIRLAFDGVQGLELDGEGNLLLHASGGDILQHKPIAYQQIGGLQWEVPAKFLLVGANEAAFEIGAYDHSRALVIDPVLAYSTYFGSAADDVINGIAIDPQGNAYIVGTTNNGGGPNFVFINKINAAGTASVYSNGVGDPNCDSYGNGIAVDANGLAFVAGEYGTWDQYQLCNLKYALASKLNGTGTFVYALAFGGAGADDHANAVAVDTQGNAYFTGQTQGNWPVTPGAFRGDGGFPGDAFVLKLDPAGNTLYSSYLGGSGSDEGFGIAVDSQKNIVVVGTLEIGSEDFTITASAYQSTNQNPWSYCFVSELNAAGSALRYSTFLSGEVGEDCTSVATDGTGKIYVTGSTESSTFPTTPNAYDRTCGTDGFCNQITVCNPSCQTTYYEDAFAAKFDPTKSGAASLVYSTFIGGENRELGQGIGIDGAGNAYVTGRTASIFYPTANPIQGSNGGDYDVFVTEISANGSSSPFSTYLGGNFYDEARGMAVDAGGNIYIGGQSNSTAGFPLQNALQGTNAGGTDGFLLKIGASTQAPALNSASVNPTVVTGGATSTGTVTLTAAAPAGGITVTLSSNNAAATVPANVVVTQGNTSATFSVNTSAVANTVTATITATYNGVSKQATLTINPPALSALSVSPTQIQGGSNSTGTVTLTGVAPAGGITVALSSNNAAAQVQGSVQVLAGNSTANFNITTTPVASDTNATISASYSGVTKTATLTVKANSSVTVASLTMNPVTVVSGKKSVGTVTLSGPAPAKITVTLSSSNTTAASVPASVTAAAGATTAQFNATTFGVASDTAVTISASYGGTTKTANLTVKAAALASVTLSPKIVKGGNNSTATVKLNGLAPANGATVALSSSNSAIATLPANVKVNGGAKSATFTINTNAVAANKTVTISATYNGKTKSAVLTVTP